The genomic DNA TGCCCAAGCCCTTCAACCATCTGACCGGCAATGGCTGTCACATTCATCTGTCGCTGTGGGCTGGCAAGAAAAACGCCTTCTCCGACAGCAAGGGCGAGCTGGGCATGTCGGCCCTGGCCTATGAATTTCTGGGCGGCGTGCTGCATTCGGCGGACGCTTTTTGCGCCTTCACCAATCCCACCATCAACAGCTTCAAGCGCATCAACGCGCCGGTCACGCTGTCGGGTTCGACCTGGTCGCCCAGCTCCGTCACCCATACCGGCAACAACCGCACCCACATGGTGCGCATCCCCGACGCCGGACGTTTCGAAGTCCGCCTGCCCGACGGGGCCATGAACCCCTATCTGGGTCCGGCGGCGATCCTGGCCGCGGGGCTGGATGGCATGGCCAAGCAGCGCGATCCCGGCAAGCGGCTGGATATCGATATGTATACGCAAGGCGAAAGCCTTAAGAACGTCAAGAAGCTGCCCTTGAACCTTTTGGACGCGCTGCGTAATCTCGACAAGTCGAAGGTGCTGCGCGAAGCCTTCGGTTCGGATTTCATCGACAGCTACGTCAAGCTGAAGATGGCCGAATGGAACGGCTTCATGCAGCATGCGACGGATTGGGAACGTCAACACACGCTTGACTGCTAGAACCGGAAACCGCTCATGAGCAAAAGCCAAGGCGCTGCCCCGCAGCGCTACATCCTGACCATTTCCTGCCCTGACGCCGTGGGGATCGTGGCTTCTGTGGCGGGCTTTCTGTCCGGCTTCGGCGCCTTCATCGAGGAATCGTCGCATTTCGGCGATCCCGTCACCCAGCGCTTTTTCATGCGCACGGTGTTTCAAGACCATCCCGATCTGCCGCCCATCGAAAAGATCGAGGCTGATTTCGCCTCGCAAGTGGGGTCGAGGTTCGGCATGGAGTGGCGCATCTTCGAGGCGGGCTACAAGCCGCGCGTTCTGCTGCTGGTCTCGAAGTTCGACCACTGTCTGAACGATCTGCTGTATCGCTATCGCACCGGCCAGTTGAAGATGGACATTCCGGCGGTGGTCTCAAACCACCGCGATCTGGAACGCCTGGTCGAATGGCACGGCATTCCCTATCACCATCTGCCGGTCGACGCCGCCAGCAAGCCCGCCCAGGAAGCGCAGATTCTGGAAATGGTCGATCGCATGCAGATCGATCTGGTCGTGCTGGCGCGCTATATGCAGGTTTTGTCCGAGAACATGTGCAAAAGCCTTTCCGGGCGCTGCATCAACATCCATCATTCGTTCCTGCCCAGCTTTAAGGGGGCCAGGCCCTATCATCAGGCGCATGCCAGGGGCGTCAAGATCATCGGCGCCACGGCGCATTACGTGACCACCGATCTCGACGAAGGACCGATCATCGAGCAGGAAGTCGAGCGGGTCGATCACGCCATGACGCCCGACACTTTGGCCGCCATCGGGCGCGACATCGAAAGCCGCGTCCTGGCCCGCGCCGTCGGCTATCACATCGAGCATCGCGTGCTGATGAACGGCGTGAAAACGGTGATCTTCAAATAAAAACGCCCTGGATTGGCCAGGGCGCTTTTTCATCTTTTCACAAAACTCAAACTCGAGCGCGGAACCGCTTCAAGCGAGAGTTTGGCCGGACGGAAACGGGTAAAAGTACACCGAAGCGAAGCTGAGGGACTTTTGCCCGATCATAATCAATCTGCCAGACGGATCACCACATCGACGCGACGGATGCGCGTGCCGTCGGGCGGCACCGGCAGATGCTCCAGCTTGATGCCTTCGCCCATCACGTCTTCCAGGCGGCCCTGACGCTCGTAATAGAAATGATGATGGTCCGAGGTGTTGGTGTCGAAATACGAACGGCCCGAATCGGCGACGATTTCGCGCAGCAGGGCGACGTCGGTGAACTGGTGCAGCGTGTTGTAGACGGTGGCCAGCGAAACGCGGATGTTGGCCTGCATGGCCTCGCTATGAAGCTGTTCCGCCGTTACATGGCGGTGACCATTCTCGAACAGCAATTTCGCCAAAGCCAGACGCTGGCGGGTGGGGCGAAGTCCGGCACCGCGCAGGCGGTCCATGGCAAGGCTGTAAGGGCGTGCGTTCATGGCTTGGTCTCGTGCTTATCGTGGAGCGCAGTGCCTT from Alphaproteobacteria bacterium includes the following:
- the purU gene encoding formyltetrahydrofolate deformylase; translation: MSKSQGAAPQRYILTISCPDAVGIVASVAGFLSGFGAFIEESSHFGDPVTQRFFMRTVFQDHPDLPPIEKIEADFASQVGSRFGMEWRIFEAGYKPRVLLLVSKFDHCLNDLLYRYRTGQLKMDIPAVVSNHRDLERLVEWHGIPYHHLPVDAASKPAQEAQILEMVDRMQIDLVVLARYMQVLSENMCKSLSGRCINIHHSFLPSFKGARPYHQAHARGVKIIGATAHYVTTDLDEGPIIEQEVERVDHAMTPDTLAAIGRDIESRVLARAVGYHIEHRVLMNGVKTVIFK
- a CDS encoding transcriptional repressor; this translates as MNARPYSLAMDRLRGAGLRPTRQRLALAKLLFENGHRHVTAEQLHSEAMQANIRVSLATVYNTLHQFTDVALLREIVADSGRSYFDTNTSDHHHFYYERQGRLEDVMGEGIKLEHLPVPPDGTRIRRVDVVIRLAD